The genomic region GTTCTGGAGAACATGAAGATGATGGAAAAGATCAAAGGGTTCAAAAAGAAGATCTCCCAAACTTTGAAGGACGGTGAAGATGCACCTTGAAGCGGGTAGTGGTGGTAACGGGGCTCTCCGGTGCGGGGAAAACAACTGCCATGGGATTTCTGGAGGATCTTGGATATTTTTGTGTGGACAACGTGCCAGGGAGCATACTGGAGGAACTCTTGAAGCTCTTTATAAGCTCGGATCTTGAGAAAATGGCAATAGCGGTGGATGTGCGAAGCGAACATTTCAGCGATCCTGTTGAAGTGATAGGGAGGATAAAGGAGAAGACCAACGCCCTGATCGTTTTCTTGGAAGCTTCAAAAGAAGAACTTCTGAGAAGGTACGCACTGACTCGAAGAAGACATCCTCTTCAGAAAGGCGATGTTGGGCTTGAAGAAGCCATTGAAAAGGAGAAACAAATTCTGTTGTCGATAAAAGAAATGGCTGATTTTGTGATAGACACGACGAAGATGCCCCCCCATCAATTGAGAGAGATTTTAGGACATTCACTCATGAACCAATCTGGGGGAATTTCTCTCAGAATATTGAGTTTTGGATTCAAACATGGGATACCGATGGATGCAGATTTTATATTCGATGTTCGTTTTCTTCCCAATCCTCACTACGTACCCGAGCTTTC from Thermotoga sp. harbors:
- the rapZ gene encoding RNase adapter RapZ, whose protein sequence is MKRVVVVTGLSGAGKTTAMGFLEDLGYFCVDNVPGSILEELLKLFISSDLEKMAIAVDVRSEHFSDPVEVIGRIKEKTNALIVFLEASKEELLRRYALTRRRHPLQKGDVGLEEAIEKEKQILLSIKEMADFVIDTTKMPPHQLREILGHSLMNQSGGISLRILSFGFKHGIPMDADFIFDVRFLPNPHYVPELSLKTGLDREVEEYFKKYSLVDEFVSKIFEVLRAAVKEYQKSGRRIVTVGIGCTGGRHRSVYVVHKLAEMLKKEGFSVVERHRDLEKV